The Amblyomma americanum isolate KBUSLIRL-KWMA chromosome 5, ASM5285725v1, whole genome shotgun sequence genome window below encodes:
- the LOC144134367 gene encoding endothelin-converting enzyme 2-like, giving the protein MDSLRFSWYKDFRDILMQGSLKIPAGRKPLAMYDMCISGYKSGASQLTPFLDFLKRGDLTWPEPPKVLFEPLSLTVYLAYRWQSPFWISVSVLEPTSSGRRRILVSPGLYLPIVRKQHRSARLTYVKYWELFLVHLYPDATTRPPINVTDVENVRDVERDILESLSSVISSEKMQPALFPFGELRNHVPIASVSDWVEAFQLGLSIEPDLTLQDYLVVSDMALIRTLAEILVKYTARQLNKHLIWLLVQYHSPLAGYEFLKIHYGSERKAAKYLLAYCAHRVELSYKALVLALGFYSLFTAQDIRTIDTGFDTLVTEAVKKIDSCKWMDKESKVRATRKLTAVKKALWPPAPAVDKDELERVHAKFPEKADTFFRYWALASIAAMRANWTREYLEALRRRWNNLPDYVGYDYVLNSVELAIAVATPPAYYRNGTKAMLYGGLLFLMAMQLVRAIDTEGVRWTRNGIAIDTILTESTHTMYLEKANCNIGAGNRSVFPEIPALDITYSALMTSHLLEETEALPLSQDLPADKVFFMTVCYLTCAKSSGQYPLAADCNKLEKPTKVVVSKVNDEA; this is encoded by the exons ATGGACAGCCTGCGGTTTTCCTGGTACAAGGACTTCAGGGACATCCTGATGCAAGGATCCCTCAAGATCCCTGCCGGAAGAAAACCGCTGGCCATGTATGACATGTGTATAAGTGGCTACAAGTCGGGCGCTTCCCAGCTAACCCCGTTCTTAGACTTCCTCAAGAGGGGTGACCTAACCTGGCCGGAGCCCCCCAAGGTGCTCTTTGAGCCGCTTTCCCTGACTGTCTACCTCGCTTACAGATGGCAGTCGCCGTTCTGGATATCAGTCAGCGTCCTGGAGCCTACATCGTCGGGAAGGCGCCGCATACTAGTGAGTCCAGGGTTGTACCTGCCCATCGTGCGGAAGCAGCACCGAAGCGCCAGACTCACCTACGTAAAATACTGGGAGCTGTTTCTTGTTCATCTCTATCCAGACGCCACCACTCGACCTCCCATTAACGTTACTGACGTCGAAAATGTACGGGACGTGGAGAGAGACATCCTTGAATCCCTTTCCTCGGTTATAAGCTCGGAGAAAATGCAGCCTGCGTTGTTCCCGTTCGGCGAACTCAGGAATCATGTACCAATCGCCTCGGTTAGTGACTGGGTGGAGGCTTTCCAGCTCGGGCTCTCTATTGAGCCTGACCTTACTCTTCAGGACTATCTTGTTGTCAGCGACATGGCGCTCATCAGAACATTAGCCGAGATTTTGGTAAAGTACACCGCAAGGCAGCTGAACAAACACCTAATTTGGCTTTTGGTGCAGTACCATTCCCCCCTCGCAGGCTACGAGTTCCTCAAGATCCACTACGGCAGCGAGAGGAAAGCGGCAAAGTACCTGTTAGCTTACTGCGCACACCGTGTAGAACTCTCGTATAAGGCCCTGGTTCTCGCCCTGGGCTTTTACTCGCTCTTCACGGCTCAAGACATCAGAACCATCGACACCGGTTTCGATACCCTTGTCACAGAGGCCGTGAAAAAGATCGACAGTTGCAAGTGGATGGACAAGGAAAGCAAGGTTCGCGCGACCAGAAAGCTGACCGCGGTGAAGAAGGCGCTTTGGCCGCCGGCGCCTGCCGTCGACAAGGATGAACTTGAGAGAGTCCATGCCAAGTTCCCGGAAAAGGCGGATACTTTCTTCCGGTACTGGGCCTTGGCCAGTATTGCCGCAATGAGAGCTAACTGGACCCGCGAGTATCTAGAAGCCTTACGACGGCGATGGAACAACTTGCCGGACTATGTCGGCTATGATTACGTCCTAAACAGCGTGGAACTGGCAATTGCGGTCGCCACGCCGCCTGCGTACTACAGGAATGGCACAAAAGCCATGCTGTACGGTGGGCTCCTTTTCCTCATGGCGATGCAGCTGGTGCGTGCCATAGACACCGAAGGTGTGAGGTGGACACGAAATGGAATTGCGATCGATACCATCTTGACAGAGTCGACGCATACCATGTACCTCGAGAAGGCTAACTGCAACATTGGCGCGGGAAACAGGAGCGTCTTTCCGGAGATACCCGCCCTAGATATCACGTATTCTGCCCTCATGACCTCGCATCTTCTTGAAGAGACCGAAGCTTTGCCTCTGAGCCAAGACCTGCCAGCCGACAAGGTCTTCTTCATGACGGTGTGCTATCTAACATGTGCCAAGTCGTCTGGCCAGTACCCACTTGCGGCGGACTGCAACAAGTTG GAGAAACCAACGAAGGTGGTGGTCAGCAAGGTCAACGACGAAGCATAA